A single window of Magnetococcus marinus MC-1 DNA harbors:
- a CDS encoding phage tail terminator protein, with amino-acid sequence MQNYLQVEGLIVQRLKDQLEEIRVLSSWGMPVIHEEAEIPPTVIIFLEEDKPGPIQGNQQKVEQTWLCLVVVRDAETDAGALISRVINTVVGWTPDRTLFKPFQRTPSAYSPDYSPNGIFYFPLAFETSFLFKTTE; translated from the coding sequence GTGCAAAATTATTTGCAGGTTGAAGGGCTGATCGTTCAGCGGTTGAAGGATCAGCTTGAGGAGATCCGCGTGCTCTCATCCTGGGGCATGCCGGTGATTCATGAAGAGGCAGAGATACCGCCTACGGTGATCATCTTTCTTGAAGAGGACAAACCAGGACCCATTCAGGGTAATCAGCAGAAGGTTGAACAGACTTGGCTCTGTCTGGTGGTGGTGCGGGATGCAGAAACCGATGCGGGCGCATTGATCAGCCGGGTGATCAACACAGTGGTGGGCTGGACTCCAGATAGAACCCTCTTCAAACCGTTTCAACGGACGCCATCCGCTTATTCACCGGACTACTCACCCAATGGGATCTTCTACTTCCCATTGGCGTTTGAGACATCGTTTCTATTCAAAACAACGGAGTAA
- a CDS encoding head-tail joining protein has product MAAWDDGLIGLNAACIEVFGQAITHTPVGGEPSELSAIFDSSREITTIDAVGVPVQSYRPVIEGREADFLSRPAVGDGVAVGGINYRVMDVQPRGDGWLALILRR; this is encoded by the coding sequence ATGGCTGCCTGGGATGACGGGCTGATTGGTCTCAATGCAGCCTGTATCGAGGTCTTTGGCCAAGCCATCACCCACACCCCCGTTGGCGGGGAGCCATCTGAGCTCTCCGCCATTTTTGATTCCAGCCGTGAGATCACCACCATCGATGCCGTTGGGGTGCCGGTGCAGAGCTATCGACCGGTCATTGAGGGGCGAGAGGCCGACTTCCTTTCTCGTCCTGCGGTGGGTGATGGGGTAGCTGTCGGTGGGATCAACTACCGCGTCATGGATGTGCAACCCCGTGGGGATGGTTGGTTGGCGCTGATTCTTCGGAGGTAA
- a CDS encoding major capsid protein, which yields MALAANPFNNDAFGTVALTAAINILPNRYGKLDGMGIMPARPVRQRQIAIEERNGVLSLLPTAAVGSPGSTGKRGKRRIRSFVIPHIPHDDVVLPEEIAGVRAFGSEGELEAVSDVLAMHLQSMRDKHAITLEHLRMGALKGEILDADGSVIYNLFDEFQISPKTINFELDDATTDVKAKCLELKRYLEDNLRGEFMTGIHVLVSPEFMDALTGHARVESAYQLWQQGLMLRSDMRHGFEFGGVVFEEYRGQATDPGGTVRRFIAESEGHAFPTGTSQTFCTYFAPADFNESVNTMGQPLYAKQEPRKFERGTDLHTQSNPLPMCHRPGVLVKLTAS from the coding sequence ATGGCTCTTGCCGCAAATCCATTCAATAATGATGCGTTCGGTACCGTCGCCCTGACGGCAGCCATCAACATCCTACCCAATCGCTATGGAAAACTGGATGGCATGGGCATCATGCCCGCCCGTCCTGTGCGCCAGCGTCAGATTGCCATTGAAGAGCGCAATGGAGTGCTCTCCCTGCTGCCTACCGCAGCGGTAGGATCTCCTGGAAGTACCGGTAAGCGCGGAAAACGGCGTATCCGCTCCTTTGTTATTCCCCATATCCCCCATGATGATGTAGTGCTCCCTGAAGAGATTGCCGGGGTCCGTGCCTTCGGCAGTGAAGGGGAGCTTGAGGCGGTTTCCGATGTGCTGGCCATGCATCTGCAATCCATGCGGGATAAACATGCCATCACTCTTGAGCACCTGCGTATGGGGGCTTTGAAGGGAGAGATACTCGATGCCGATGGCTCGGTAATCTACAACCTATTTGATGAGTTCCAGATCAGCCCCAAGACCATCAACTTTGAGTTGGATGACGCCACCACCGATGTGAAGGCCAAGTGCCTGGAGCTGAAACGCTATCTGGAGGATAACCTCCGGGGTGAGTTTATGACCGGGATCCATGTACTGGTCTCTCCAGAGTTTATGGATGCCCTGACCGGGCATGCCCGCGTCGAAAGCGCCTATCAGCTTTGGCAGCAAGGTCTGATGTTGCGTAGTGACATGCGTCATGGGTTTGAGTTTGGAGGCGTTGTATTCGAAGAGTATCGGGGCCAAGCTACCGATCCCGGTGGGACTGTGCGGCGCTTTATCGCTGAGAGTGAAGGGCATGCGTTTCCTACAGGGACCAGCCAGACATTCTGTACCTATTTTGCCCCGGCTGACTTCAATGAGTCGGTTAACACGATGGGACAGCCCCTCTACGCCAAGCAGGAACCCCGCAAGTTTGAGCGGGGCACTGATCTGCATACCCAGTCCAACCCGCTGCCCATGTGCCACCGCCCTGGCGTGCTGGTCAAACTGACCGCCAGCTGA
- a CDS encoding S49 family peptidase produces the protein MTNLSHMASRILGTPLMVDRARLETILSVIGPRVGLEPTAMPSGFEPKDHSSDLMVTPNGIAIVPIHGTLVKRVGAVEAASGLMSYASIEEKLLDAATDPAVRAILMDIDSPGGEVGGVFDLAAMIHEAGQGKPIWALADDAFSAAYLIASQAHRIIVPQTAGVGSIGVIAAHVDESEKDAKEGRSYTTVFAGARKNDFSTHAPLSLEARTNLQLEVDRLYGMFVAAVAAGRKMHESAVRATEAGLFFGDKAIRVGLADQVGTIRDALAGLSITIDASKKTHSHRAALPREPVYMEETMPMEENPAAETSVVTSRQSQPDLHAKSDIMSDLTDQSAVSNVVDLDKVRAEHGQQMRNEAQAIVDLCALAGMPHLAGGYIAEGTAAEAVRKELLAKRADAEEIHSEVMPGDGTRMQPRQSLETNPVVASCRKLAG, from the coding sequence ATGACCAATCTATCCCATATGGCATCCCGAATCCTCGGGACGCCGCTTATGGTCGATCGCGCCCGCTTGGAGACTATTCTCTCGGTCATTGGTCCCCGCGTCGGCTTGGAGCCAACGGCCATGCCCAGCGGCTTTGAGCCCAAAGACCATAGCTCTGATTTGATGGTCACGCCTAATGGAATCGCCATCGTGCCCATCCACGGCACCCTGGTGAAACGGGTGGGGGCCGTCGAGGCTGCTTCGGGGCTCATGTCCTACGCATCCATTGAAGAAAAACTGCTGGATGCCGCCACCGACCCAGCCGTGCGAGCAATCCTAATGGATATCGACTCCCCTGGTGGTGAGGTGGGCGGGGTGTTTGATCTGGCTGCCATGATCCATGAGGCGGGGCAGGGCAAGCCCATCTGGGCCCTAGCCGATGATGCCTTTTCCGCTGCCTATCTCATCGCCTCCCAGGCTCATCGCATTATTGTGCCCCAAACTGCGGGGGTGGGCTCCATCGGCGTCATAGCTGCTCATGTGGATGAGTCGGAGAAGGATGCCAAAGAGGGGCGTAGCTACACCACGGTGTTTGCCGGAGCCCGGAAAAATGACTTTTCCACCCACGCCCCTCTCTCTCTAGAGGCCCGGACTAACCTGCAACTGGAGGTAGATCGGCTCTACGGTATGTTCGTCGCCGCCGTGGCAGCAGGTCGCAAGATGCATGAATCGGCGGTGCGTGCCACCGAGGCAGGCCTGTTCTTTGGCGACAAGGCAATCCGGGTTGGTCTGGCTGACCAGGTTGGCACCATCCGGGATGCCCTGGCTGGCCTGTCAATAACTATTGATGCGTCCAAAAAGACCCATTCTCACCGAGCGGCACTGCCGCGGGAACCTGTGTATATGGAGGAAACCATGCCCATGGAAGAAAATCCGGCGGCTGAAACATCTGTTGTCACGTCACGACAATCCCAACCTGACCTTCACGCCAAATCCGACATAATGTCGGATTTGACTGACCAATCTGCGGTATCCAACGTTGTGGACCTAGACAAGGTCCGTGCCGAGCATGGCCAACAGATGCGCAATGAGGCTCAGGCTATTGTTGATCTCTGTGCCCTGGCGGGCATGCCTCACTTGGCAGGCGGCTATATCGCCGAAGGTACTGCTGCTGAGGCGGTACGCAAAGAGCTATTGGCCAAGCGGGCCGATGCTGAGGAGATCCACTCCGAGGTGATGCCTGGAGATGGCACCCGTATGCAGCCCAGACAGAGTCTTGAAACCAACCCGGTGGTGGCCTCCTGCCGCAAACTCGCCGGTTAA
- a CDS encoding head decoration protein, with amino-acid sequence MPAIQQANNLGDVLKFEAPNLYSRETVTVLGGVGTERVLPVGTLIGRRTKSEVAAAADASNSGDGTIGTVTLGSRAVPGVYSLTCIIASADSGTFQVVDPNGHRLPDVTVGVAYDTYHLKFTIDDGATDFVLGDHFTVLTTGDGNVVAMDPTAVDGSADPIGIIAQRVVAPVGQDTPEVAILRHAILADHAVVWPESINETQKLEATAALEARGILIRQGV; translated from the coding sequence ATGCCTGCGATTCAACAAGCCAACAATCTTGGGGATGTGCTCAAGTTTGAAGCCCCCAACCTTTATTCCCGTGAGACCGTCACCGTGCTGGGTGGGGTGGGTACGGAACGGGTGCTGCCTGTGGGCACCCTGATTGGTCGCCGTACCAAATCCGAGGTAGCCGCTGCGGCCGATGCGAGTAACTCCGGGGATGGCACCATCGGGACCGTTACCCTGGGATCCCGGGCCGTGCCCGGTGTCTACAGCCTCACCTGCATCATCGCCAGCGCTGACAGCGGTACCTTCCAGGTAGTGGATCCCAATGGTCACCGCCTGCCCGATGTCACGGTGGGGGTGGCCTACGATACCTACCACCTAAAATTCACCATCGACGATGGAGCCACTGACTTTGTGTTGGGAGATCACTTCACCGTGCTGACCACCGGGGATGGCAACGTAGTGGCCATGGACCCCACAGCGGTGGATGGCTCTGCTGATCCCATCGGCATCATCGCCCAGAGGGTTGTGGCCCCAGTGGGCCAGGATACCCCAGAGGTGGCGATCCTTCGTCACGCCATCCTGGCTGACCATGCTGTGGTCTGGCCTGAATCCATCAATGAAACACAGAAACTGGAAGCCACGGCGGCCCTTGAGGCCCGGGGCATCCTTATCCGTCAGGGAGTATGA